From a region of the Streptococcus ruminantium genome:
- a CDS encoding acetolactate synthase large subunit encodes MQEIQLDQPRSGSYLLLDTLHRLGVDLVFGYPGGAVLPLYDAIYQYEGIQHILARHEQGAVHEAEGYAKSSGKVGVAIVTSGPGATNAITGIVDAMGDSVPLLVFTGQVATRGIGKDTFQEADVLGMTMPITKYNYQIRDAADIPRIVTEALHIATTGRPGPVVIDVPKDIQEKVVEFYHDPSLHLPSYQPIIEPDDVQVKKILQQLSRAKKPVILAGGGVNYADAGRELVAFAERYQIPVVSTLLGLGAIPIEHDLSLAMGGMHGSYAANMAMDEADYLINVGARFDDRLTGNPATYAPNATIAHIDIDPSEIGKIVETAIPVVGDAKATLTALLKLEPVKTNHATWTRQVLENKRRAPFGYDEDSTYIKPQAAIELVGQLTDGDAIIVTDVGQHQMWTAQFYPYKHVRQLVTSGGMGTMGFGIPAAIGAKLANPDKEVIVFVGDGGFQMTNQELALLNGYGVPIKIILMNNHSLGMVRQWQESFYENRRSQSVFNDEPNFQLLAEAYGISHYHLKNPATLAEDIKVILEDIPMLIEVHISNREHVQPMVPAGKSNAEMLGVKFNA; translated from the coding sequence GTGCAAGAAATTCAGTTAGATCAACCACGTTCGGGATCCTATCTATTGTTAGATACCCTACACCGTTTAGGAGTTGACCTTGTTTTCGGCTATCCTGGTGGGGCGGTTTTACCCTTGTATGATGCGATTTATCAGTATGAGGGTATCCAGCATATTTTAGCACGTCATGAGCAAGGAGCTGTTCATGAGGCAGAAGGCTACGCCAAATCGTCAGGAAAGGTGGGTGTGGCGATTGTGACATCTGGCCCAGGAGCTACCAATGCTATCACAGGAATTGTAGATGCTATGGGAGATAGCGTGCCACTTTTGGTTTTTACTGGTCAAGTAGCAACTAGAGGTATTGGCAAAGATACCTTTCAAGAAGCTGATGTTTTGGGGATGACCATGCCGATTACCAAATACAACTACCAAATTCGTGATGCAGCAGATATTCCTAGAATTGTAACAGAAGCTTTACATATTGCAACAACGGGTCGTCCAGGACCGGTTGTTATTGATGTTCCAAAAGATATTCAGGAAAAGGTAGTTGAATTTTATCACGATCCCAGTCTCCATTTACCGAGTTATCAGCCTATTATTGAACCAGATGATGTACAGGTCAAAAAGATTTTGCAACAATTGAGCAGGGCAAAAAAGCCAGTTATCTTAGCTGGTGGTGGTGTCAACTATGCGGATGCTGGTAGAGAATTAGTAGCTTTTGCCGAACGCTACCAGATTCCTGTCGTATCAACGTTACTCGGTTTAGGCGCTATACCAATTGAGCACGACTTGTCCCTAGCTATGGGAGGTATGCACGGTTCTTATGCTGCCAATATGGCTATGGATGAAGCTGACTATCTCATCAATGTTGGTGCTCGTTTTGATGATCGATTGACGGGAAATCCCGCTACTTATGCACCAAATGCAACGATAGCCCATATTGATATTGATCCGTCCGAGATTGGCAAGATTGTTGAGACAGCTATTCCAGTGGTTGGAGATGCTAAGGCAACTTTAACAGCGCTGTTAAAGCTAGAACCGGTTAAAACGAACCATGCTACTTGGACAAGACAAGTGTTGGAAAACAAGCGCCGAGCGCCATTTGGATACGATGAGGATTCAACTTATATCAAGCCGCAGGCAGCGATTGAGCTGGTTGGTCAACTGACTGATGGGGATGCGATCATTGTTACGGATGTTGGGCAACATCAAATGTGGACAGCTCAATTTTATCCTTACAAACACGTTCGTCAGTTGGTAACTTCTGGCGGTATGGGAACAATGGGCTTTGGTATCCCGGCGGCTATCGGGGCAAAATTAGCCAATCCGGATAAAGAAGTTATCGTTTTTGTTGGTGATGGGGGTTTTCAAATGACCAATCAGGAGTTGGCTCTTCTAAATGGATATGGTGTTCCCATTAAAATTATCCTGATGAATAATCACTCGTTAGGGATGGTCCGCCAATGGCAGGAATCATTCTATGAGAATCGTCGTAGCCAGTCTGTCTTTAATGATGAACCGAATTTTCAACTTTTAGCTGAAGCTTATGGTATCAGTCATTATCATTTAAAAAATCCAGCTACTTTGGCAGAAGATATAAAAGTCATCTTAGAAGATATACCCATGCTGATAGAAGTTCACATTTCCAATCGTGAGCACGTTCAACCGATGGTTCCGGCTGGTAAGAGTAATGCAGAAATGTTGGGGGTGAAGTTCAATGCGTAG
- the ilvD gene encoding dihydroxy-acid dehydratase produces MTDLSKQKKLRHRSSVYDSMVKSPNRAMLRATGMQDKDFESPIVGVISTWAENTPCNIHLHDLGKIAKKGVTSAGAWPVQYGTITVADGIAMGTPGMRFSLTSRDIIADSIEAAMGGHNVDAFVAIGGCDKNMPGAMIAIANMDIPAIFAYGGTIAPGNLDGKDIDLVSVFEGIGKWNHGDMTAEEVRQLECNACPGPGGCGGMYTANTMASAIEALGMSLPGSSSHPAESMEKKVDIEDAGRAVVRMLELGLKPSDIMTRKAFENAITVVMALGGSTNATLHLLAMAHAANVELTLEDFNTFQEKVPHLADLKPSGRYVFQDLYNVGGVQAVMKYLYQNGFLHGDCMTCTGKTIAENLADAPDLTPGQDVIMPLDNPKRADGPLIVLHGNLAPEGAVAKVSGVKVRRHIGPARVFDSEEAAVAAVLADEIVEGDVVVVRYVGPKGGPGMPEMLSLSSILVGKGQGESVALLTDGRFSGGTYGLVVGHIAPEAQDGGPIAYLRDGDTILIDQDTKELTMEVSMEEIERRKAETVIPPLYSRGVLGKYAHTVSSASKGAVTDFWRPERTGKK; encoded by the coding sequence ATGACAGACCTAAGTAAACAAAAAAAACTCCGTCATCGTAGCTCCGTCTATGATTCGATGGTCAAATCACCCAACCGAGCAATGCTTCGAGCAACTGGCATGCAGGATAAAGACTTTGAATCGCCTATTGTGGGAGTGATCTCTACTTGGGCAGAAAATACACCTTGCAATATTCACCTTCATGATCTTGGAAAGATAGCTAAAAAAGGAGTCACATCTGCCGGTGCTTGGCCAGTCCAATATGGTACCATTACGGTAGCCGATGGAATTGCCATGGGAACTCCAGGAATGCGCTTTTCTCTAACTTCACGCGATATTATTGCAGATTCAATCGAGGCAGCTATGGGAGGACATAATGTAGATGCTTTTGTCGCCATTGGTGGATGCGATAAGAATATGCCCGGAGCCATGATTGCTATTGCAAACATGGATATTCCAGCCATCTTTGCCTACGGTGGAACGATTGCCCCAGGAAACTTAGATGGTAAAGACATTGATCTTGTGTCCGTATTTGAAGGTATCGGCAAGTGGAACCATGGTGATATGACTGCTGAAGAAGTGCGCCAACTGGAATGCAATGCCTGTCCCGGTCCAGGGGGATGTGGCGGTATGTATACAGCTAATACCATGGCCTCTGCTATAGAGGCTCTAGGAATGAGTCTACCTGGTTCATCTTCACATCCAGCTGAGTCTATGGAAAAAAAGGTTGATATTGAAGATGCCGGTCGCGCAGTTGTCCGTATGTTAGAATTAGGCCTCAAACCATCTGACATTATGACCCGCAAAGCCTTTGAAAATGCCATAACTGTCGTCATGGCTTTAGGTGGCTCAACCAACGCTACCTTACATTTATTGGCCATGGCTCACGCTGCTAATGTCGAATTGACACTGGAAGATTTCAACACCTTCCAAGAAAAAGTTCCGCATTTAGCCGATTTAAAACCATCTGGTCGCTACGTTTTTCAAGACCTCTACAATGTTGGCGGAGTACAGGCTGTCATGAAATACCTCTATCAGAATGGTTTCTTACATGGTGATTGTATGACTTGCACAGGTAAAACCATTGCAGAAAACCTAGCTGACGCACCCGACCTGACTCCTGGACAAGATGTCATCATGCCATTGGATAACCCCAAACGTGCAGATGGCCCACTGATTGTCCTCCACGGTAATCTAGCTCCAGAAGGTGCAGTTGCTAAGGTTTCTGGGGTGAAAGTCCGTCGCCATATCGGCCCAGCTCGTGTCTTTGATTCTGAAGAAGCTGCGGTTGCAGCTGTATTAGCTGATGAGATTGTAGAGGGGGACGTAGTAGTTGTTCGCTATGTCGGTCCAAAAGGCGGGCCTGGCATGCCTGAAATGCTTTCCCTTTCCTCTATCTTAGTCGGTAAAGGGCAGGGCGAATCTGTAGCTTTATTAACAGACGGTCGTTTCTCTGGTGGTACATACGGTCTCGTTGTCGGCCATATCGCACCAGAAGCTCAAGACGGAGGACCAATTGCCTACTTGCGCGATGGAGATACTATTCTTATTGACCAAGATACTAAGGAATTGACGATGGAGGTTTCTATGGAGGAAATTGAACGTCGCAAGGCTGAAACAGTTATCCCCCCACTCTACTCTCGTGGGGTTCTTGGCAAATACGCTCATACCGTATCTTCTGCCTCAAAAGGAGCCGTTACAGACTTTTGGCGACCAGAACGAACGGGCAAAAAATAA
- a CDS encoding DUF6176 family protein, which produces MKLHVELSRFRVKEGKSAVVDQWMNFLNDHMKDTLLTLEGEKMYIETIFREVLDGNEYLYWYSVQAEGGMEVENSESYVDKKHLEYWKECIDPCFGMVDLKPQVVMIPKPIYETMEELDKQYDESHKK; this is translated from the coding sequence ATGAAATTACATGTTGAATTATCTCGCTTTCGTGTCAAGGAAGGCAAATCAGCCGTTGTTGATCAATGGATGAACTTTTTAAACGATCACATGAAAGACACGCTATTAACCTTAGAAGGTGAGAAAATGTATATCGAGACTATCTTTCGTGAAGTTTTAGACGGCAATGAATATCTCTACTGGTACTCAGTTCAAGCTGAGGGAGGAATGGAAGTTGAAAATTCTGAGTCCTACGTTGATAAAAAACACTTGGAATACTGGAAAGAATGCATTGACCCTTGCTTTGGCATGGTAGACCTCAAACCACAGGTCGTTATGATTCCCAAGCCCATCTATGAAACTATGGAAGAATTAGATAAACAATACGATGAGTCCCATAAAAAATGA
- a CDS encoding putative metal homeostasis protein encodes MAERLDLSSAYRKLKSPNIKTRKRALAVIQAHKRQKKGK; translated from the coding sequence ATGGCAGAAAGATTAGATTTATCCAGTGCATATCGCAAACTGAAGAGTCCCAATATTAAAACACGCAAGCGAGCTTTGGCAGTTATCCAAGCTCATAAGCGTCAGAAAAAAGGGAAGTAG
- a CDS encoding pneumococcal-type histidine triad protein, whose translation MKKRKLLYSSLILATLAGTSGIAYQLGIANGRREVKSSVDYVSQKVTKKGASSSKTSPKNPEEDAKDEGISAEQIVVKITAEGYVTSHGDHFHYYNGKVPFDAIFSEELLIKDPTYKLDESHIISTIKDGYIIKVNGQYYIYLKQNSKQNHIRSKEEIDHQRQQTSNHPVDKSSPDGSYTTDDGYIFKPSDIIEDLGNAFVVRHKDHLHYIPKSDLSENERTTAQSYWNQRRQQIHTSKSTIPSQQTDNYSRTSPVNANNSIEAKRAYMAKMYGLAISDIQIAGDYFTYPHGNHRHALPISQVIVGQFPTAASVEADLNHRHTNIPIPLKPATKPIQTEPIAPQNNDKELQDKINYIAQLYRIDPERIQVQGDSLIWPHEDHTHGMAISEIVIPKISDDPEADFEAELTTLAKTLHVDPSSIIIQDGTMTVPHGDHSHTYKIKSPGWRDYIKHKIPALDGSYIAGPLDRKIVRTKVQELILSAKTIFQDDPKQLRRIKAALRDFENGLDWATNSTQGYLKILDDFDKKYIQLTTVPVTIVETAEADTSWTDVDALVQKIQDAIPKAHEQYSKALSKLQSLKESIGYRQETPATLKVHLLQFAAEHQLNLEQAIAPSVTVNDSSNFETAKEQVHAAILRLNEDKYLLKRVQLLNKVYDAKTISELQAIQDELSHIGTTASNTALKQVDDLKQYLKANENDNRLTSELKTAIQDALKNDSTSVQSLTNLKQKIKDSYRQADIKQHQLVSRITELLSQIQEAITALSEGDTRTRLEAESEELKNLLQITTSDKDALLLRAQELKAKIEKSTDSSEIPEKESSSEDSTIATETPVPVANPELVAQIEAIIDFITDNRRKIETTPITLKVELLNKADDLEAQFKARSKNLQELYEQLQILKTQIEPHIKADNSTNNTAANDWGTGW comes from the coding sequence ATGAAAAAAAGAAAATTACTTTATAGTAGTCTCATTCTAGCTACCTTAGCTGGAACTTCAGGAATAGCTTATCAACTAGGAATTGCTAACGGGAGAAGGGAAGTCAAATCTTCTGTAGATTATGTTTCTCAAAAAGTTACTAAAAAAGGTGCATCATCCAGTAAAACATCCCCCAAAAATCCAGAAGAAGATGCCAAGGATGAAGGTATCTCCGCAGAGCAAATTGTTGTCAAGATAACAGCCGAGGGTTACGTTACCTCTCATGGAGACCACTTTCACTACTACAATGGAAAAGTACCATTTGATGCAATTTTCAGCGAAGAACTCCTGATAAAAGACCCTACTTATAAATTAGATGAGAGTCATATTATAAGCACCATTAAAGATGGCTATATCATCAAGGTTAACGGACAATATTATATCTATCTAAAACAAAATAGTAAGCAAAATCACATACGTAGCAAGGAAGAAATTGACCATCAGCGACAGCAAACATCTAACCATCCAGTCGACAAATCTTCCCCTGATGGAAGTTACACGACAGACGACGGCTATATCTTTAAACCAAGCGATATAATCGAAGATCTAGGGAATGCTTTTGTTGTTCGGCATAAGGATCATCTGCATTACATTCCAAAATCAGACTTATCTGAAAATGAACGTACTACCGCACAATCTTATTGGAATCAACGTCGCCAACAAATTCACACCAGCAAGTCTACAATTCCAAGTCAGCAAACCGATAACTATTCTAGAACTTCTCCAGTAAATGCTAATAATAGTATTGAAGCCAAACGTGCTTATATGGCTAAGATGTACGGTCTAGCCATTTCCGACATTCAGATTGCAGGCGATTATTTCACTTATCCACACGGAAACCATAGACATGCCCTGCCAATTTCTCAAGTTATTGTCGGACAGTTTCCAACCGCAGCCAGTGTTGAAGCGGACCTCAATCACAGACACACTAACATACCTATTCCGTTAAAACCAGCTACTAAACCAATACAAACAGAGCCGATTGCTCCTCAAAATAATGATAAAGAGTTACAAGACAAAATTAACTACATTGCTCAGCTCTACAGAATTGATCCCGAAAGGATTCAGGTACAAGGTGATAGTTTGATTTGGCCACATGAAGATCACACACACGGAATGGCTATTTCCGAGATTGTCATTCCCAAAATTAGTGATGACCCTGAAGCTGACTTTGAGGCAGAATTGACAACCCTAGCTAAGACTCTACATGTTGATCCATCAAGTATCATCATTCAAGATGGTACAATGACGGTTCCTCACGGAGATCATAGCCACACTTACAAGATTAAAAGTCCGGGCTGGCGCGATTACATTAAGCACAAAATCCCAGCTTTAGATGGCAGCTATATCGCTGGTCCACTGGATCGCAAAATCGTTCGCACCAAGGTTCAAGAACTCATTTTATCAGCCAAAACGATTTTTCAGGATGACCCAAAACAATTACGTCGCATCAAAGCAGCTCTCAGAGACTTTGAAAATGGTTTAGACTGGGCGACTAATTCCACACAAGGATACCTGAAAATTCTGGATGATTTTGATAAGAAGTACATCCAATTGACTACTGTCCCAGTTACAATAGTAGAAACTGCTGAAGCTGATACCAGCTGGACTGATGTTGATGCCTTAGTTCAAAAAATCCAAGATGCTATACCAAAAGCACATGAACAGTATTCCAAAGCTCTTTCCAAGTTACAAAGTCTCAAGGAAAGCATTGGTTATCGCCAAGAAACACCTGCTACTCTGAAGGTTCACCTTCTTCAATTTGCTGCTGAACACCAACTTAATCTTGAACAGGCGATAGCTCCTTCTGTAACAGTTAATGACAGTAGCAATTTTGAAACAGCTAAAGAACAAGTTCATGCTGCTATCCTAAGATTAAATGAAGATAAATATTTATTAAAACGTGTACAATTGCTCAACAAAGTCTACGATGCTAAAACTATCTCAGAACTACAAGCCATTCAGGATGAGTTGAGCCACATCGGAACAACAGCTAGCAATACTGCTCTAAAGCAAGTAGATGATCTCAAGCAATATTTAAAAGCCAACGAAAATGACAATCGACTCACAAGCGAACTCAAAACCGCAATCCAAGACGCTCTAAAAAACGATTCCACCAGTGTACAATCTCTGACCAATCTAAAACAAAAAATTAAAGATTCCTACCGTCAAGCTGACATCAAACAACATCAACTGGTCTCTCGTATCACTGAGTTGCTATCTCAAATTCAAGAAGCGATCACTGCTCTTTCTGAAGGAGATACAAGAACTAGACTTGAAGCTGAGTCAGAAGAACTCAAGAACCTCCTTCAAATAACTACTTCTGATAAAGATGCACTCCTCTTGCGCGCTCAAGAGTTGAAAGCGAAAATTGAGAAAAGCACTGATTCTTCAGAAATCCCTGAAAAAGAGTCATCCTCAGAAGACTCAACTATTGCCACGGAAACGCCTGTCCCAGTTGCAAATCCAGAATTAGTAGCCCAAATTGAAGCTATTATTGATTTTATCACTGATAACCGCCGCAAGATTGAGACAACACCTATTACTTTAAAAGTTGAATTGCTGAATAAGGCTGATGACTTGGAAGCACAATTCAAGGCTAGATCCAAAAATCTACAAGAACTGTATGAACAATTACAGATCTTGAAAACTCAGATTGAACCCCACATTAAAGCTGATAATAGTACAAACAATACAGCCGCTAACGATTGGGGAACCGGATGGTAA
- a CDS encoding metal-sulfur cluster assembly factor: MRKDIQINDRAQALSDQLVEVLESIYDPEIELDIYNLGLVYEIHLDETGLCKLTMTFTDSACSCTDTVPNELVAALKTIEGIESVQVEIVWSPVWKMTRISRLGRIMLGISPK, from the coding sequence ATGCGAAAAGATATTCAGATAAACGATCGAGCACAGGCCTTATCAGATCAACTGGTAGAAGTTTTGGAGTCCATTTATGATCCGGAGATTGAGTTAGACATATACAATTTAGGGCTAGTGTATGAGATTCATCTAGATGAGACTGGGCTGTGCAAACTAACTATGACTTTTACGGATTCAGCATGTTCCTGTACAGATACCGTACCAAACGAACTTGTGGCTGCTTTAAAAACGATTGAAGGTATTGAAAGTGTTCAAGTAGAAATTGTTTGGTCTCCCGTATGGAAGATGACCAGAATTAGTCGTCTGGGAAGGATTATGTTAGGAATTAGCCCTAAATAG
- a CDS encoding AbrB/MazE/SpoVT family DNA-binding domain-containing protein, with product MNVILRKTGNSTVITIPNKIKETLGAEIGEEIEFVTSGNNVIIRKAEPKFDFDKELEKAMNQYDELLKELVDR from the coding sequence ATGAATGTTATCTTGAGAAAAACAGGAAATAGTACTGTCATTACAATTCCCAATAAAATAAAAGAGACTCTTGGAGCAGAAATTGGAGAAGAAATCGAATTTGTCACTTCGGGAAATAACGTCATCATTCGTAAAGCTGAGCCAAAATTTGATTTTGATAAGGAACTAGAAAAAGCCATGAACCAATACGATGAGCTTTTGAAAGAATTGGTGGATAGATGA
- a CDS encoding type II toxin-antitoxin system death-on-curing family toxin codes for MRYLTAEDIIKINVMAIGKYSPNEPVGIADPNSLQMIVEQPKQEIFGKVLYPDIYSKAAIIWINLIKKHPFYNANKRTAVLALHMFLAMNGYQSHLSLSDGLEKTIEIATFQGDFEDLKKIIIHFLKQDGNITKL; via the coding sequence ATGAGATATCTAACTGCTGAAGATATTATCAAAATCAATGTTATGGCTATTGGTAAATATTCTCCTAATGAACCTGTTGGCATTGCTGATCCAAACAGTCTTCAAATGATTGTTGAACAGCCTAAACAAGAGATTTTCGGCAAAGTTCTCTATCCAGATATCTACAGTAAAGCTGCTATTATCTGGATAAATTTGATTAAGAAACATCCTTTTTATAATGCCAACAAACGAACTGCCGTTCTTGCCTTACATATGTTTCTAGCAATGAATGGCTATCAGTCCCATCTCTCACTAAGTGATGGACTGGAAAAGACAATTGAAATTGCTACCTTTCAAGGAGATTTTGAAGATTTAAAGAAAATAATTATTCACTTCCTCAAGCAAGATGGAAATATAACTAAATTATAA
- a CDS encoding restriction endonuclease subunit S codes for MTNLYTGNSINATQKQLYFSSGVGINYIATKDVDFNGNITYDNGIKIPDTYLDGFKISQPQSILLCLEGGSAGRKIGMLDQIVCFGNKLCSLSFYSGNNKFLYYFLQSPQFLNDFKENKSGIIGGVSLKNLGNISIPLVPLTEQARISQRVEQLFEKVNQF; via the coding sequence GTGACTAATCTTTATACAGGTAATAGTATAAATGCAACTCAAAAACAACTTTATTTTTCGAGTGGTGTCGGGATAAATTATATCGCGACAAAAGATGTTGATTTTAATGGGAACATCACTTATGATAATGGTATAAAAATCCCTGACACCTACTTAGATGGTTTTAAGATAAGCCAACCTCAATCAATCTTACTCTGTCTAGAGGGAGGAAGTGCTGGGCGTAAAATAGGGATGCTAGACCAAATTGTTTGTTTTGGAAATAAACTTTGTAGCCTCTCATTTTATTCTGGTAACAATAAATTTTTATATTATTTTTTACAAAGTCCTCAGTTTCTGAACGATTTTAAAGAGAACAAATCAGGAATTATCGGAGGTGTTAGCCTAAAGAATCTAGGTAATATTTCAATTCCATTAGTTCCATTAACAGAGCAAGCACGCATTAGTCAGCGAGTTGAGCAACTTTTTGAAAAAGTAAATCAATTTTAG
- a CDS encoding restriction endonuclease subunit S encodes MTPEQLKASILQRAMEGKLVSQDPTDEPASELLKRIKAEKEKLIADGKIKRDKKETELFRGDDGKPYEKLTDGTVQEVEVPYDIPDSWEWVRLGSISKKINYGYTASSENKGNAKLLRITDIQNGNVDWDRVPYCNISLEKIDNYILSSGDIVIARTGGTIGKSFLIKHVGQTSVYASYLIRVQLLQKIEQYITVFLNSNLYWKQLQDVSMGTGQPNVNGSNLSNLFIPLPPLAEQKRIVEKIEKALAKVDEYAESYNRLQELDKEFPDKLKKSILQYAMQGKLVTQDPDDEPVEVLLEKIQAEKQKLYKEGKLKKKDLAEIVVTKGDDNSPYGNNKENSDFVSSTMPEIPNSWSYVRFGELVLFNIGKTPPRSEPTYWGVDIPWVSISDMPNSGYITQTKEYISDLAIKQKNMKIVPVDTLLMSFKLSIGKVALLDMPASHNEAIISIFPYGDKDNIIRDYLMRFLPLISTAGNLKDAIKGKTLNSTSISELLIPISNYREMKEIVSKIDLLFQKVAQLAD; translated from the coding sequence ATGACCCCAGAACAACTAAAAGCTAGTATCTTACAGCGAGCAATGGAGGGAAAATTAGTTTCTCAAGACCCAACTGACGAGCCAGCTAGTGAGCTACTTAAACGTATCAAAGCGGAAAAAGAAAAACTCATTGCTGATGGCAAAATCAAGCGAGATAAAAAAGAAACAGAGCTTTTTCGAGGTGATGATGGGAAACCTTATGAGAAGTTGACGGATGGAACAGTTCAAGAAGTGGAAGTCCCCTATGATATTCCAGATAGTTGGGAGTGGGTGAGGTTAGGGAGTATCTCTAAAAAAATTAATTATGGCTATACAGCCTCATCTGAAAATAAAGGTAATGCTAAACTTCTCAGAATTACGGATATTCAAAATGGAAATGTAGATTGGGATAGAGTGCCTTACTGTAATATATCTCTTGAAAAAATAGACAACTATATTTTAAGTTCCGGTGATATCGTGATTGCAAGAACTGGAGGAACTATTGGAAAAAGTTTTTTGATTAAGCATGTTGGGCAGACCTCTGTTTATGCTTCATATTTAATCAGAGTTCAACTGCTTCAAAAAATAGAACAATACATAACGGTCTTTTTGAATAGTAATTTATATTGGAAACAGCTACAAGATGTTTCTATGGGAACAGGTCAACCCAATGTTAATGGAAGTAATCTTTCAAATTTATTTATCCCCCTCCCACCCCTCGCCGAACAAAAACGAATTGTCGAGAAAATCGAAAAAGCATTGGCGAAAGTTGACGAATACGCAGAAAGTTACAACCGACTGCAAGAACTGGATAAAGAATTTCCAGATAAGTTGAAAAAATCTATCTTACAATACGCCATGCAAGGTAAACTAGTTACCCAAGACCCAGATGATGAACCTGTCGAAGTTTTACTTGAAAAAATCCAAGCTGAAAAGCAAAAACTCTATAAGGAAGGTAAACTCAAGAAGAAAGATTTGGCAGAAATAGTGGTGACAAAAGGAGATGATAACTCTCCTTATGGGAATAACAAAGAAAATAGTGATTTCGTCAGTTCAACTATGCCTGAGATTCCTAACTCTTGGAGTTACGTTAGGTTTGGGGAACTAGTTTTATTCAATATTGGAAAAACACCTCCAAGAAGTGAACCAACTTATTGGGGAGTTGATATTCCTTGGGTATCTATTTCAGATATGCCTAATAGTGGTTATATTACTCAAACAAAAGAATATATCTCAGATTTGGCAATAAAACAGAAAAATATGAAGATAGTACCAGTAGACACTCTACTGATGAGTTTTAAGTTGTCTATCGGTAAAGTTGCACTATTAGATATGCCAGCTAGTCATAATGAGGCGATTATCTCAATATTTCCATATGGTGATAAAGATAACATCATAAGAGACTATCTAATGCGTTTTTTGCCCCTGATCTCAACTGCTGGTAATTTAAAGGATGCCATAAAAGGTAAAACGCTAAATAGCACCAGTATTTCAGAGCTATTAATACCTATTTCAAATTATCGGGAAATGAAAGAAATTGTATCTAAAATTGATTTACTTTTTCAAAAAGTTGCTCAACTCGCTGACTAA